The Podospora bellae-mahoneyi strain CBS 112042 chromosome 7, whole genome shotgun sequence genome includes a window with the following:
- a CDS encoding hypothetical protein (EggNog:ENOG503P9B6), with amino-acid sequence MERERQYLRPRVGGTVTPGSDTRLNSRPAEWPEWEGQQGRGDQQQQQQQQQQQPKSILRKSARPSTRPRRNSDTSVTSSNIPGVGAGSDSELGVRPSPRAHHISAASTPTASPTASPMLSPSLPSASTSILPRKVLKAKFPGVPAERQGTVNLRPSRASSSTSNLPPSYHGPPPSVARNVLSPQFMPDNNRQLVHSGHHEARQEHYDRPDRRDYRSDPDPETESVSSTSELSSTTEATTVISESSESCESDVTTTEANTLANTGTRTPSVRFTPSVIGSSSSVVSSVAPSKNAPPPPSRKVVRHRVGGPQPRLTSSADRSLTGGGRIKLLPSSAPPVDIRYQWDLEQRQQDLERNMMHRIEQLEAETRALRESEAKLKMDLEDSAAQISATMREKSMAEGERDLARNERAALEREREREREQERRSRDELLSKLDAQKAIIDEFRSNSDLTKGILDEVEKERDVERTDKVELYGKLEATKQVMDEFRNTMDLQRVMIMEAEQSRDDIREIKDKLEVRVQDLERELEKLHIDRKEHEDLLCQQIVALDVRNSALLEQRDNRDKEIAELTAMRDAMKEEIEALKVRVSDLTAEKLAAEEEQQNIKIKASGELQEVRRAAEEEQQRITEAAEEEQQRITKAAKEEQQRIAQAAEEERRRITQAAEEAEQALRTTFAADREALQKEIDEGQQPLRARIEELEKERDALEAAKVALEQERSDLQSALNTANEEIAALKAQVKELTLSGSEQATKISALEEELASTRTEVSSLKARIDGLESDKLGLQQKLLDLQVDLGGKQIQIEALTTDLAGSKEANISLASQKIEVANHLNTVQEYLVAASAEIAQLKTEKDTIQAEADKVAGLMSSKAALEDKVVDLEGKISTLESRIAVLQAEADKIPGLTGEKEEALCQISQLEGKSVDLQVRIGELQAELYAKTTELEGKLAQVQSEADKVPTIEAAKIVLGGKVLELQAKVVELQTELAKDPDAVAAALRVELEIKSQEITRRVGEITALTESNSALSAELGATKQQLETLHSSYNSITESYNQATEQIIELQHKVEKLTPSSRRSSRSRNASPQKKDKEKDREKDKESSSSKKDKQRELVVASRQKKRNKTQFSIFKR; translated from the exons ATGGAGAGAGAACGGCAATACCTCCGCCCGAGGGTAGGGGGCACTGTGACCCCGGGCTCTGACACCCGCCTGAACAGTCGGCCAGCCGAGTGGCCTGAGTGGGAAGGCCAGCAAGGTCGAGgagatcaacaacaacaacagcagcagcagcagcagcaacccaAGTCTATCCTCCGCAAGTCAGCCAGGCCATCGACAAGGCCACGCCGCAACTCGGACACGTCCGTCACATCTTCCAACATCCCCGGAGTGGGCGCCGGCAGTGACTCGGAGCTGGGGGTCAGACCCTCGCCCAGAGCCCACCACATCTCAGCTGCCTCCACGCCAACAGCATCGCCAACAGCGTCGCCCATGCTCTCACCCTCTTTGCCGTCAGCCTCTACCAGCATCCTGCCTCGCAAGGTCCTGAAGGCCAAGTTCCCAGGGGTGCCTGCTGAACGACAAGGGACTGTGAACCTTCGGCCCTCCcgagcctcttcttccacctccaacctcccacccagcTATCAtgggccaccaccatccgtGGCACGCAATGTGCTTTCCCCCCAGTTCATGCCTGATAATAACAGACAACTGGTTCACTCGGGTCATCACGAAGCCCGCCAGGAGCACTACGACCGCCCCGATCGGCGCGATTACCGCTCTGATCCGGACCCCGAAACCGAATCTgtttcctccacctcggagCTCTCGTCCACAACAGAAGCCACTACCGTCATCTCGGAATCCTCCGAGTCCTGCGAGAGTGATGTGACCACTACGGAGGCCAACACCCTTGCCAACACGGGCACCAGAACGCCCTCTGTTCGCTTCACACCCAGTGTTATCGGCTCTTCATCCAGTGTCGTTAGCTCTGTCGCGCCATCCAAGAatgccccccctcctcccagccgCAAGGTCGTCAGACACCGGGTTGGCGGGCCTCAACCAAGGCTCACATCTTCTGCCGACCGAAGTCTCACCGGCGGAGGTCGTATCAAGCTGCTCCCTTCCAGCGCACCCCCCGTCGACATTAGATACCAATGGGACCTGGAGCAACGCCAGCAGGACCTTGAGCGGAACATGATGCACAGGATCGAGCAACTGGAAGCCGAGACACGCGCCCTTCGTGAGAGCGAGGCCAAACTCAAGATGGACCTCGAAGACAGCGCCGCTCAGATATCCGCCACCATGCGAGAAAAGTCTATGGCTGAGGGTGAGCGCGATCTAGCTCGCAACGAGAGGGCTGCGCTTGAGAGGGAGCGTGAGCGTGAGCGTGAGCAGGAGCGCAGGAGCAGGGACGAGCTTCTCTCCAAGCTTGACGCGCAAAAGGCGATCATCGACGAGTTCCGCAGCAACTCAGACCTCACCAAGGGCATCCTAGACGAAGTCGAAAAGGAACGCGACGTTGAACGCACCGACAAGGTTGAACTCTACGGCAAGCTCGAGGCCACCAAGCAAGTTATGGACGAGTTCAGGAACACGATGGACCTGCAAAGGGTCATGATCATGGAGGCTGAGCAGAGCCGTGACGACATCAGGGAGATCAAGGACAAGCTCGAAGTCAGGGTGCAGGATCTTGAGAgggagctcgagaagctccaCATCGACCGCAAGGAGCATGAGGATCTCTTGTGTCAACAGATCGTTGCTCTGGATGTTCGCAACAGTGCCCTCCTTGAGCAGCGTGACAACAGAGACAAGGAGATCGCGGAGCTGACGGCCATGCGGGATGCTATGAAAGAGGAGATTGAAGCGCTCAAGGTTCGGGTGTCGGACTTGACTGCAGAGAAATtggccgccgaggaggaacagcAAAACATCAAGATTAAGGCCAGCGGGGAGCTGCAGGAGGTCAGAAGggcagccgaggaggagcagcagagaATTACAGAGGCtgcagaggaggagcagcaaagGATCACCAAGgcggccaaggaggagcaaCAGAGAATTGCACAGGctgcagaggaggagagacGGAGGATCACACAGGCagccgaggaggcggagCAGGCTCTGAGAACGACATTTGCGGCCGACAGGGAGGCTCTTCAAAAGGAGATTGACGAGGGTCAGCAGCCGCTGCGGGCTCGcatcgaggagctggaaaaggagagggATGCGTTGGAAGCTGCCAAGGTTGCTTTGGAGCAAGAAAGGAGCGACCTGCAGTCGGCACTCAATACCGCCAACGAAGAAATTGCCGCTCTCAAAGCCCAAGTGAAGGAGCTGACATTGTCCGGTTCCGAACAGGCCACCAAGATTTCTGCTCTGGAGGAGGAACTTGCATCAACCCGGACAGAGGTCAGCAGCCTCAAGGCCCGGATCGATGGTCTCGAGTCGGACAAGCTCGGCCTTCAGCAGAAGCTCTTGGATCTCCAGGTCGACCTTGGCGGCAAGCAAATTCAGATCGAGGCGCTCACAACCGACCTTGCCGGCTCTAAAGAGGCCAACATCTCTCTTGCCAGCCAGAAGATTGAGGTGGCCAACCACCTTAACACGGTGCAGGAGTATCTTGTCGCTGCCAGTGCCGAGATTGCACAGCTCAAGACGGAGAAGGACACGATCCAAGCCGAGGCGGACAAGGTTGCTGGCCTGATGAGTTCCAAGGCGGCACTCGAGGACAAGGTTGTGGATCTCGAGGGCAAGATCTCGACACTGGAGAGCAGGATTGCCGTGCTCCAGGCCGAAGCGGACAAGATCCCCGGCCTCACgggcgagaaggaggaggcgttgTGTCAAATCTCGCAGCTCGAAGGAAAGAGCGTCGATCTCCAAGTACGAATCGGTGAACTCCAAGCTGAGCTCTATGCTAAAACCACTGAACTGGAAGGTAAGCTGGCGCAGGTCCAATCTGAGGCGGACAAGGTCCCTACCATCGAGGCAGCCAAAATTGTTCTCGGAGGCAAGGTTTTAGAGCTTCAAGCCAAGGTTGTCGAGCTGCAGACCGAGCTTGCCAAGGATCCAGATGCAGTGGCGGCGGCACTCAGAGTCGAGCTGGAGATCAAGAGTCAGGAGATCACGCGCCGGGTGGGTGAGATCACGGCACTGACAGAGAGCAACTCGGCGCTGTCGGCCGAGCTTGGGGccaccaagcagcagctcgAGACGTTGCACAGCTCCTACAACAGCATCACCGAGTCCTACAACCAGGCAACCGAGCAGATTATCGAACTCCAGCACAAGGTTGAGAAGCTGACCCCCTCTTCGCGCCGGTCCAGCCGGTCCCGCAACGCCTCTCCgcagaagaaggacaaggagaaggacagggaaaaggacaaggagtccagcagcagcaagaaggaTAAGCAACGGGAACTTGTGGTG GCATCTCGTCAGAAAAAGCGAAATAAAACGCAATTCTCGATCTTCAAGCGTTAA
- a CDS encoding hypothetical protein (CAZy:AA8; EggNog:ENOG503NXKF; COG:E) has protein sequence MKTPLFAAAITALAAPVVFAQERDPTSEIYTDPSSNITFNTWSPTPFVTIGVALPPDALEADADEFVGLIACSDPAGWCGVSLGGGMVSNLLVLAYPSPSNPDEILTSLRWASDYGPPIEPYNGDAKLAQISSTLNATHYQVSFRCEKCLGEWRHGEEQQGGSFPSSGGFLLFGWCHASSAPFGEAECADKAEMSQHDSQGLFGATVTSFTLASSAEEYALWAGKATGGAVNGECVV, from the exons ATGAAGACCCCACTTTTTGCTGCAGCGATTACAGCTCTCG CGGCACCGGTTGTGTTCGCCCAAGAGCGCGATCCTACCAGTGAAATATACAccgacccctcctccaacattACGTTCAACACATGGTCGCCGACGCCCTTTGTGACGATTGGTGTGGCATTACCCCCAGATGCATTGGAGGCTGATGCAGATGAGTTTGTTGGGCTGATC GCCTGCTCCGATCCCGCCGGATGGTGCGGCGTTTCTCTTGGGGGCGGCATGGTGTCCAACCTCCTTGTGTTGGCctacccctccccttctAACCCGGACGAGATCTTGACCTCGCTCCGTTGGGCGTCCGACTATGGTCCCCCCATCGAGCCATACAACGGTGACGCCAAGCTCGCTCAAATATCGTCCACCTTGAACGCAACGCACTACCAGGTTTCGTTCCGTTGTGAAAAGTGCTTGGGAGAGTGGCGCCACGGAGAGGAGCAGCAAGGCGGCTCGTTTCCCAGCAGTGGCGGGTTCCTGCTGTTTGGGTGGTGTCATGCCTCGAGCGCACCATTCGGGGAGGCCGAGTGCGCAGACAAGGCCGAGATGAGCCAGCATGACAGCCAGGGTCTCTTCGGTGCTACTGTGACCAGCTTTACACTAGCTTCATCCGCGGAGGAATATGCTTTGTGGGCCGGGAAGGCGACTGGAGGGGCTGTGAACGGTGAGTGTGTGGTGTGA
- a CDS encoding hypothetical protein (EggNog:ENOG503P4MB; COG:S) codes for MYSENMLTRLLTIGHIALIIFHLQLFACHPLTSGPRYEARGVTTSHRYPTRELAGITVIDTPLVRSAQAFALAHSSSTTYNHVMRSWLFGALMVKNNATLQRTIDLEIQAVSALLHDLGWDQTPSSPIISPDRRFEVDGAIAARAFLHDHPNGRKWNERRVQLVWDAIALHTERALNYFKEPAVRLVSQGISLDFETAEIAKATFGIPISEYQAVVAEFPKEGFKQALNETFVWLCREKPGSTYSETKTDTWMQPWGDRYVDGYNSSANLRIDIIDRNLP; via the exons ATGTATTCGGAAAACATGCTGACCCGGCTCCTGACCATCGGCCATATCGCCCTGATCatcttccatctccaacttttTGCCTGCCATCCCTTGACTTCTGGCCCGCGTTATGAGGCAAGAGgagtcaccaccagccatcGCTATCCAACCCGCGAACTTGCGGGCATCACAGTGATTGACACCCCCCTCGTGCGCTCAGCCCAAGCCTTTGCTCTCGCACACAGCAGCTCAACAACCTACAACCACGTAATGCGCTCGTGGCTGTTCGGCGCCCTCATGGTTAAGAACAACGCAACTCTACAAAGAACGATTGATCTTGAGATCCAAGCCGTGTCAGCCTTGTTGCACGATCTTGGCTG GGACCAAACCCCATCGTCCCCTATCATATCCCCCGACAGACGCTTCGAAGTAGATGGCGCCATTGCCGCCCGTGCCTTTCTCCATGACCACCCTAACGGCAGGAAGTGGAATGAACGCCGCGTGCAACTCGTCTGGGACGCCATCGCTCTGCACACCGAACGAGCCTTGAACTACTTCAAAGAGCCCGCCGTCCGCCTAGTCAGCCAGGGTATAAGCCTTGATTTTGAAACGGCAGAGATAGCGAAAGCCACGTTCGGGATACCTATTTCGGAGTACCAGGCTGTTGTGGCCGAGTTTCCAAAAGAAGGGTTCAAGCAGGCGTTGAACGAGACGTTTGTGTGGCTTTGCCGGGAGAAGCCGGGGAGCACTTATAGTGA AACTAAAACAGACACCTGGATGCAGCCTTGGGGAGACCGATATGTGGATGGGTATAACTCGAGCGCGAATTTGAGGATCGATATTATTGACAGGAATCTTCCTTGA
- a CDS encoding hypothetical protein (EggNog:ENOG503P1TX; COG:S), producing the protein MTSPQDPHTKLYSHINGQTSDLLDRYAVSELCKGWPVYRDASEWQNYRDLFTAEGAYVWTTWSGPRTVDEFISISKAGKEKDVFIMHRECGTLVELGKDKTRAIGKMKATITHRFKFSPQHRNGTHAASNGSNGTTGTHPHDAAKAEGEYEFDVDCDCRFIFFVEKNASTNNEWKTRYVKLFYEKDKVVTVDGFTAPRFSEAELERIPKGYKYLGAAQARLGYEIDLDLPTASGELWDRMYGEMEKWLDGGKVDLFWEGKQ; encoded by the exons ATGACGTCCCCCCAGGATCCACACACCAAGCTCTACTCCCACATTAACGGTCAGACCTCAGATCTTCTCGACCGTTACGCCGTCTCGGAGCTTTGCAAAGGCTGGCCGGTTTATCGTGACGCCTCAGAATGGCAAAACTACCGCGATCTCTTCACAGCGGAGGGCGCCTACGTCTGGACCA CTTGGTCTGGCCCACGCACGGTAGATGAgttcatctccatctccaaagCCGGTAAGGAGAAGGACGTCTTTATCATGCATCGCGAGTGTGGTACCCTCGTCGAGCTTGGCAAAGACAAGACTCGGGCAATAGGCAAGATGaaggccaccatcacccaccgCTTCAAGTTTTCCCCTCAACACCGCAACGGAACTCACGCTGCTTCCAACGGCTCCAACGGTACTACCGGCACTCATCCGCATGACGCTGCAAAAGCCGAGGGCGAGTACGAGTTTGACGTTGACTGCGACTGCCGCTTCATTTTTTTCGTCGAGAAGAACGCGTCGACCAACAACGAGTGGAAGACGCGGTATGTGAAGCTCTTCTATGAGAAGGACAAGGTTGTAACGGTAGACGGGTTCACGGCGCCGAGGTTCAGCGAGGCAGAGCTTGAGAGGATACCAAAGGGGTATAAATACTTGGGAGCTGCACAGGCGAGGCTGGGATACGAAATCGACTTGGACTTGCCCACTGCGTCAGGGGAACTTTGGGACCGCATGTATGGCGAGATGGAGAAGTGGCTGGATGGGGGAAAGGTCGACTTGTTTTGGGAAGGGAAACAATAA
- a CDS encoding hypothetical protein (EggNog:ENOG503P4R6; COG:O) — translation MADQVKHISSHQEFDNLLASNKYVIADFHADWCGPCKLINPHFSKMASTFSIPGFLAFAKVNVDHVQSVAQKYSVAAMPTFLFFKEGNQVAVNGQAMIQGANLPSLNLAVEKMGKLAKEKAAAAAATE, via the coding sequence ATGGCCGATCAAGTCAAGCACATTAGCTCGCACCAAGAGttcgacaacctcctcgcgTCGAACAAGTATGTCATCGCCGACTTCCACGCCGACTGGTGCGGGCCGTGCAAGCTCATCAATCCCCACTTTTCCAAGATGGCTTCTACCTTCTCGATCCCCGGCTTTCTTGCCTTTGCCAAGGTCAACGTCGATCACGTACAGTCCGTCGCCCAGAAATACAGCGTCGCCGCCATGcccaccttcctcttcttcaaggAGGGCAACCAGGTTGCCGTCAACGGCCAAGCAATGATCCAGGGCGCCAACCTGCCGAGCTTGAATCTGGCTGTTGAGAAGATGGGGAAGctcgccaaggagaaggctgccgccgccgccgctacCGAGTAA
- a CDS encoding hypothetical protein (EggNog:ENOG503PU9N): protein MEEHSQSKQLVQHPASQQEEEVDRQPPNSRGAPAVRLEMDLDVNIELKGKIKGNVTVAILEDEKRQD from the exons ATGGAGGAGCACAGTCAGTCCAAACAACTTGTCCAGCACCCAGCATCAcaacaagaggaagaagtcgATAGGCAGCCGCCAAACTCGAGAGGTGCTCCGGCAGTCAGACTTGAGATGGACCTTGATGTGAATATTGAGCTCAAGGGAAAGATCAAGGGGAATGTGACGGTGGCTATCTT AGAAGATGAGAAGAGACAGGACTAG
- a CDS encoding hypothetical protein (EggNog:ENOG503PU9N): MSSQRSRRAPKAAPKRTNDSLKPGEILFQVGRVALPFILTKLAQQQEEKQRQQERESNKAPTSSRSRTTSRNGSTTSTGERSRSSHNRDRDKHRDNNVSADASFRNDSDFHGVISQVVVGLVAFGAKKLIQRRKEAKQAAASAAQTAQANGRNARGNKSPAEADVELSRALETTAIELQRVSESLRRLTNSGPKSHHRKCAVRDELVRDAQRLEGSLASIQTGIHNMRNLHPRLRRPDEGKKESLQRGTRGLGPIRDGKVGHRERLKER; the protein is encoded by the coding sequence ATGTCATCACAACGCAGTAGACGTGCGCCGAAAGCAGCACCCAAACGTACAAATGACAGCCTCAAGCCAGGGGAAATACTTTTTCAAGTCGGCCGGGTCGCCCTCCCGTTCATTCTCACCAAGCTTgcgcaacaacaagaagagaaacaaCGCCAACAAGAGAGGGAAAGCAACAAagccccaacctcctcaagatCCCGTACTACAAGCCGCAATGGCAGCACAACATCCACGGGTGAACGGTCCAGATCATCCCACAACCGAGACAGAGACAAACACCGAGACAACAACGTCTCTGCCGACGCATCCTTCCGCAATGACAGCGATTTTCACGGCGTCATCAGCCAAGTCGTCGTCGGTTTAGTTGCCTTTGGAGCCAAAAAGCTTATACAGAGAAGAAAGGAGGCCAAGCAGGCTGCTGCTTCCGCCGCACAAACTGCTCAAGCGAATGGACGCAATGCCCGAGGCAACAAGAGCCCAGCTGAGGCGGATGTTGAACTTTCAAGGGCATTGGAGACTACAGCGATTGAGCTGCAGAGGGTTAGCGAGTCACTACGCAGGCTGACAAACTCGGGTCCAAAAAGCCACCACAGGAAATGCGCGGTGAGAGACGAGCTGGTACGAGATGCTCAGAGGCTGGAAGGTTCACTTGCCAGCATACAAACGGGCATTCACAATATGCGCAACCTGCACCCAAGGTTGCGCAGACCAGATGAGGGTAAGAAAGAGTCTCTCCAAAGGGGGACGAGAGGCTTGGGACCCATACGGGATGGGAAGGTTGGACATCGGGAACGGCTGAAGGAGAGGTAA